The following are encoded together in the Salvelinus alpinus chromosome 37, SLU_Salpinus.1, whole genome shotgun sequence genome:
- the LOC139565940 gene encoding ETS domain-containing protein Elk-3-like: protein MESAITLWQFLLQLLLDQSHKHLICWTSNDGEFKLLKSEEVAKLWGLRKNKTNMNYDKLSRALRYYYDKNIIKKVIGQKFVYKFVSFPEILKMDPAAVEMGVRVGDETGGALSEGEGDEEGMRGGPPGRNEYLHSGLYSSFTVSSLQHPQDLLRPPDLLLPIKVEPQHDHHDNSGTVIRFVQNRSHKGGALPMVSLPSSPPPSSNEGYYSSKPSPRLAHSSSCSSSPSHSPTHALWRARSPAPETDESEQSAQPLNLSSGHRDRGQVTPTPKKRGLANSVPPKTRKPKGLEISAPSLLLTANDIGSIALNSPALPSGSLTPAFFTAQTPSGLILTPSPLLSSIHFWSSLSPVGPLSPARLQGHGPLFQFPTLLNGPIPVPLSSLDTSSPRLLSHSPHKS from the exons atgGAGAGTGCCATCACGTTGTGGCAGTTCCTGCTGCAGCTGTTATTGGACCAGAGCCACAAGCACCTGATCTGCTGGACGTCTAACGACGGGGAGTTTAAACTGCTCAAGTCAGAAGAGGTGGCCAAGCTGTGGGGCCTGAGGAAGAACAAGACCAACATGAACTATGACAAGCTGAGCCGCGCCCTGCGTTACTACTATGACAAG aaCATCATCAAGAAGGTGATTGGCCAGAAGTTTGTGTACAAATTTGTGTCCTTTCCGGAGATCCTGAAGATGGACCCCGCGGCGGTGGAGATGGGTGTGAGGGTGGGTGATGAGACTGGTGGGGCCCtgtcagagggggagggggatgaggaggggatgaggggcgGCCCCCCAGGGAGGAACGAGTACCTCCACTCAGGCCTCTACTCCTCCTTTACCGTCAGCTCCCTCCAGCATCCCCAGGACCTCCTCCGCCCCCCTGATCTGCTCCTGCCAATCAAGGTGGAGCCTCAACATGATCACCATGACAACAGTGGCACGGTGATTCGCTTTGTTCAGAACCGCAGCCATAAGGGCGGGGCACTGCCGATGGTGTCGCTGCCTTCATCCCCGCCCCCTTCCTCAAATGAGGGCTACTATTCATCCAAACCTTCCCCAAGGCTAGCCCACTCCTCGTCCTGCTCCTCCTCGCCATCACACAGCCCCACCCACGCACTCTGGAGGGCACGGAGCCCCGCCCCTGAGACTGATGAATCAGAGCAGAGTGCTCAACCCCTTAACCTATCGTCTGGTCACAGAGACCGTGGCCAGGTCACACCCACGCCAAAGAAGAGGGGCTTAGCCAATAGCGTCCCACCAAAAACCAGGAAGCCAAAAGGCCTGGAGATATCCGCACCCTCCCTGCTCCTGACAGCCAATGACATCGGATCTATCGCCCTCAACAGTCCTGCGTTGCCCTCTGGGTCCCTAACACCAGCCTTCTTCACTGCACAG ACTCCCTCAGGTCTCATCCTCACCCCCAGTCCCCTGCTGTCCAGTATCCATTTCTGGAGCAGCCTGAGTCCCGTAGGACCCCTGAGCCCCGCTCGCCTGCAGGGCCATGGACCCCTGTtccag TTCCCCACCCTGCTGAATGGGCCCATCCCAGTCCCCTTGTCCAGCCTGGACACCTCCTCCCCCCGACTGCTCTCCCACAGCCCACACAAGTCCTGA
- the LOC139565939 gene encoding cyclin-dependent kinase 17, which translates to MEKMKRFKRRLSLTLRSSHTIDESLSELAEQMTIEDGGNKDNEPIVRNGRPPSSHSMHSFLHQYTGSFKKPPLRRPHSVIGGSLGSFMTFPSNGSRLDIVHENLKMGSDGESDQASGTSSDEVQSPTGVCLRNRVQRRISMEDLNKRLSLPADIRIPDGYLEKLQLSSPTFDQPLSRLSRRASLSEIGFGKLETYIKLDKLGEGTYATVFKGRSKLTDNLVALKEIRLEHEEGAPCTAIREVSLLKDLKHANIVTLHDIVHTDKSLTLVFEYLDKDLKQYMDDCGNIMSMHNVKIFLFQILRGLAYCHKRKVLHRDLKPQNLLINERGELKLADFGLARAKSVPTKTYSNEVVTLWYRPPDVLLGSSEYSTQIDMWGVGCIFYEMAAGRPLFPGSTVEDELHLIFRLLGTPSEDSWPGISGVEEFKSYNFPKYKPQPFINHAPRLDTEGIELVLSFLKYESKKRTSADEAMKQAYFKSLGARVHTLHESISIFTLKDIQLQRDPGYRNASHLESGNSKNRRQSMLF; encoded by the exons ATGGAGAAGATGAAGAGGTTTAAGCGGCGTCTGTCTCTGACGCTGCGCTCCAGCCACACCATAGACGAGTCTCTGTCTGAACTGGCCGAGCAGATGACCATCGAGGACGGCGGCAACAAGGACAACG AGCCGATCGTGCGTAATGGGCGACCGCCCTCCTCTCACAGCATGCACTCGTTCCTGCACCAGTACACCGGCTCCTTCAAGAAGCCCCCCCTCCGCAGGCCACACAGTGTCATCGGAGGAAGCCTGGGTTCCTTCATGACCTTCCCCAGCAACGGCAGCCGCCTCG ACATCGTCCATGAGAACCTGAAGATGGGCTCAGACGGGGAGAGTGACCAGGCGTCTGGGACGTCGTCAGACGAGGTGCAGTCGCCCACCGGGGTGTGTCTGAGGAACAGGGTGCAACGACGCATCTCCATGGAG gacctGAACAAGCGTCTGTCTCTGCCTGCTGACATCCGTATCCCTGACGGTTACCTGGAGAAGCTGCAGCTGAGCAGCCCTACCTTCGACCAGCCCCTCAGCCGACTCTCACGCAGGGCCTCcctg tcGGAGATAGGTTTTGGGAAGCTGGAGACCTACATCAAACTGGACAAACTGGGAGAG GGAACCTATGCTACAGTGTTTAAGGGGCGCAGTAAGCTGACTGACAACCTGGTGGCGCTAAAGGAGATCAGGCTGGAGCACGAAGAGGGAGCACCCTGCACCGCCATCAGAGAAG tgTCGTTACTGAAGGACCTGAAACATGCCAACATCGTGACCTTACATGACATTGTCCACACAGACAAGAGCCTGACGTTGGTCTTCGAGTACCTG GATAAAGACCTGAAGCAGTACATGGATGATTGTGGGAACATCATGAGCATGCACAACGTCAAG ATCTTCTTGTTCCAGATTTTGCGGGGGTTGGCGTACTGCCACAAGCGGAAGGTTCTCCACAGAGACCTAAAGCCCCAGAACCTGCTCATCAACGAGAGAGGGGAACTCAAACTGGCTGACTTTGGTCTGGCGCGGGCTAAGTCTGTCCCCACAAAGACGTACTCCAACGAGGTGGTGACTCTGTGGTACCGGCCACCTGACGTCCTGCTAGGCTCCTCCGAGTACTCCACACAGATTGACATGTG gggtgtgggGTGTATATTTTATGAGATGGCTGCAGGTCGGCCCCTGTTTCCTGGCTCCACCGTAGAGGACGAGCTCCACCTCATATTCAGACTGCTGG gcaCACCATCAGAGGACAGCTGGCCAGGGATCTCTGGCGTCGAGGAATTCAAATCCTACAACTTCCCCAAATACAAACCTCAGCCGTTCATCAACCATGCGCCCAg GTTGGACACAGAAGGCATTGAGCTGGTGTTATCATTCCTGAAA taCGAGTCCAAGAAGAGGACCTCAGCAGATGAAGCCATGAAGCAGGCCTACTTCAAGAGCCTGGGGGCACGGGTCCACACACTGCACGAGA gtataTCAATATTCACTCTGAAGGATATCCAACTGCAGAGAGACCCTGGCTATCGGAACGCCTCACACCTAGAGTCGG GCAACAGCAAGAACAGAAGACAGAGCATGCTCTTCTAG